A genomic segment from Branchiostoma floridae strain S238N-H82 chromosome 7, Bfl_VNyyK, whole genome shotgun sequence encodes:
- the LOC118420317 gene encoding ankyrin repeat and SOCS box protein 11-like isoform X2, whose amino-acid sequence MEETVNESLLAGAESDSLEGIEAALAAGADIDFNQLENWSPGEDASLTPCTPLYVACLRGNVDVVKLLLRKGASVGKRALGASVPLHAAASNEIVELLVHHGATVDIQDPFKNTPLMVACYRNHVDTVRRLIEFGARPDLTQKLGIEDENRDFAEESVKLVREARNSKLLRCCNPKCGKPGYRKTLKRCSQCKLTRYCSRDCQIQHWSVGHKKCCGQDKYIDEEPHPMEKAVVYLVENDKQNDCHYCVNHTCSRSIDGTAPTINTRCIIYLLTIGERTFRQVYKFFEKCSSRIGYNNTLQFASIGPTLLVVYLLQ is encoded by the exons ATGGAGGAAACTGTGAATGAATCTCTGTTGGCTGGGGCTGAGAGCGACTCACTTGAAGGCATTGAAGCGGCATTGGCAGCTG gtgcagacattgactTTAATCAACTGGAGAACTGGAGCCCAGGCGAGGATGCAAGCTTAACACCATGTACGCCGTTGTATGTTGCCTGCCTCAGGGGGAATGTAGATGTAGTGAAACTGCTGCTCCGCAAGGGAGCGTCTGTTGGGAAGAGAGCCTTGGGGGCGTCAGTTCCCCTTCATGCAGCAGCATCCAATG AGATAGTGGAGTTACTGGTGCATCATGGTGCAACAGTAGACATACAGGACCCCTTCAAGAACACACCACTCATGGTTGCATGTTACCGCAACCATGTTGACACAGTTCGGCGACTGATTGAGTTTGGAGCAAGACCTGATTTGACTCAGAA GTTGGGGATAGAAGATGAAAACCGTGACTTTGCAGAAGAAAGTGTAAAGCTGGTACGAGAGGCGAGGAACTCtaagctgttgagatgctgcaaccctaagtgtggcaaaccaggctacag GAAGACTCTGAAGCGGTGTTCCCAGTgtaagctgacccgctactgcagccgtgactgtcagatacaacactggtctgtcggacacaagaagtgctgtggacAGGACAAGTACATTGATGAGGAACCACACCCCATGGAAAAAGCGGTAGTGTACTTGGtggaaaatgacaaacaaaatgatTGTCATTATTgtgtaaatcatacatgtagtcgATCAATCGACGGTACTGCTCCAACCATTAACACACGATGCATTATCTACTTGCTCACGATTGGAGAACGGACTTTTCGTCAAGTGTACAAGTTCTTTGAAAAATGTTCGTCTAGAATAGGATACAACAACACCTTGCAATTTGCTTCTATAGGTCCTACGTTGTTGGTAGTTTATTTGTTACAATAG
- the LOC118420317 gene encoding poly [ADP-ribose] polymerase tankyrase-2-like isoform X1 — translation MEETVNESLLAGAESDSLEGIEAALAAGADIDFNQLENWSPGEDASLTPCTPLYVACLRGNVDVVKLLLRKGASVGKRALGASVPLHAAASNGHTEIVELLVHHGATVDIQDPFKNTPLMVACYRNHVDTVRRLIEFGARPDLTQKLGIEDENRDFAEESVKLVREARNSKLLRCCNPKCGKPGYRKTLKRCSQCKLTRYCSRDCQIQHWSVGHKKCCGQDKYIDEEPHPMEKAVVYLVENDKQNDCHYCVNHTCSRSIDGTAPTINTRCIIYLLTIGERTFRQVYKFFEKCSSRIGYNNTLQFASIGPTLLVVYLLQ, via the exons ATGGAGGAAACTGTGAATGAATCTCTGTTGGCTGGGGCTGAGAGCGACTCACTTGAAGGCATTGAAGCGGCATTGGCAGCTG gtgcagacattgactTTAATCAACTGGAGAACTGGAGCCCAGGCGAGGATGCAAGCTTAACACCATGTACGCCGTTGTATGTTGCCTGCCTCAGGGGGAATGTAGATGTAGTGAAACTGCTGCTCCGCAAGGGAGCGTCTGTTGGGAAGAGAGCCTTGGGGGCGTCAGTTCCCCTTCATGCAGCAGCATCCAATG GGCATACAGAGATAGTGGAGTTACTGGTGCATCATGGTGCAACAGTAGACATACAGGACCCCTTCAAGAACACACCACTCATGGTTGCATGTTACCGCAACCATGTTGACACAGTTCGGCGACTGATTGAGTTTGGAGCAAGACCTGATTTGACTCAGAA GTTGGGGATAGAAGATGAAAACCGTGACTTTGCAGAAGAAAGTGTAAAGCTGGTACGAGAGGCGAGGAACTCtaagctgttgagatgctgcaaccctaagtgtggcaaaccaggctacag GAAGACTCTGAAGCGGTGTTCCCAGTgtaagctgacccgctactgcagccgtgactgtcagatacaacactggtctgtcggacacaagaagtgctgtggacAGGACAAGTACATTGATGAGGAACCACACCCCATGGAAAAAGCGGTAGTGTACTTGGtggaaaatgacaaacaaaatgatTGTCATTATTgtgtaaatcatacatgtagtcgATCAATCGACGGTACTGCTCCAACCATTAACACACGATGCATTATCTACTTGCTCACGATTGGAGAACGGACTTTTCGTCAAGTGTACAAGTTCTTTGAAAAATGTTCGTCTAGAATAGGATACAACAACACCTTGCAATTTGCTTCTATAGGTCCTACGTTGTTGGTAGTTTATTTGTTACAATAG
- the LOC118420319 gene encoding ankyrin repeat and SOCS box protein 11-like isoform X2: MPSAHVTRHPFHMLLQFSSNGVQTRSDMERKSLEPWFRQHVSTRVSSNDVAEIPSENEALLVAAMNGSFRGVEAALKAGADIDFYNLFSNVTKHPHVPACPALHITCLLGHVDIVRLLLRKGAWVAHRDAATSSALHRAVAKGSTEIVDLLVQHGATVDTQDVHKNTPLVVAVSYNHVDTVRRLIELGARPDLDHCPLFKTLKEDAKNRARVEESLKLVEEAKKTKLLRCCNPKCGKPGYRKTGTLKLCAGCKLTRYCSRDCQIQHWSVGHKKCCQYDVYTEETADIYRKMSLLTVLFQVHPSQV, translated from the exons ATGCCATCAGCTCACGTGACAAGACACCCTTTTCACATGCtccttcagttcagttcaaacGGAGTTCAGACTAGATCAGACATGGAACGAAAAAGCTTAGAGCCATGGTTCAGGCAGCACGTCAGCACACGTGTCAGCAGCAACGACGTGGCGGAAATTCCAAGTGAAAATGAAGCTCTGTTGGTTGCTGCCATGAACGGATCATTTCGAGGCGTTGAGGCGGCTCTGAAAGCTG gtgcagacattgactTCTATAACCTGTTCAGCAATGTCACCAAACATCCACACGTCCCGGCATGCCCAGCATTGCACATAACTTGTCTCTTGGGACATGTTGACATAGTGAGActgctgctccgcaagggggcgtgGGTGGCCCATAGAGACGCGGCCACATCTTCCGCGCTTCACAGAGCAGTGGCCAAAG GGTCTACAGAGATAGTGGACttgctggtgcagcatggtgcaacagTAGACACACAGGACGTCCACAAGAACACACCACTCGTGGTTGCCGTTAGTTACAACCATGTCGACACAGTTCGGCGACTGATCGAGCTCGGCGCAAGACCAGATTTAGACCATTGTCCTTTATTCAAGAC GTTAAAGGAAGACGCCAAAAACCGTGCCCGTGTAGAAGAGAGTTTGAAGCTGGTAGAGGAGGCAAAGAAgaccaagctgttgagatgctgcaaccccaAGTGTGGCAAACCAGG CTACAGGAAAACCggaaccctgaagctgtgtgccgggtgcaagctgacccgctactgcagccgtgactgtcagatacaacactggtctgtcggacacaagaagtgctgtcaGTATGACGTGTACACTGAAGAGACAGCTGATATCTACAGAAAGATGTCTCTGCTGACAGTACTCTTTCAAGTACACCCATCCCAAGTGTAG
- the LOC118420319 gene encoding ankyrin repeat and SOCS box protein 8-like isoform X1 produces the protein MPSAHVTRHPFHMLLQFSSNGVQTRSDMERKSLEPWFRQHVSTRVSSNDVAEIPSENEALLVAAMNGSFRGVEAALKAGADIDFYNLFSNVTKHPHVPACPALHITCLLGHVDIVRLLLRKGAWVAHRDAATSSALHRAVAKGSTEIVDLLVQHGATVDTQDVHKNTPLVVAVSYNHVDTVRRLIELGARPDLDHCPLFKTLKEDAKNRARVEESLKLVEEAKKTKLLRCCNPKCGKPGERKTGTLKLCAGCKLTRYCSRDCQIQHWSVGHKKCCQYDVYTEETADIYRKMSLLTVLFQVHPSQV, from the exons ATGCCATCAGCTCACGTGACAAGACACCCTTTTCACATGCtccttcagttcagttcaaacGGAGTTCAGACTAGATCAGACATGGAACGAAAAAGCTTAGAGCCATGGTTCAGGCAGCACGTCAGCACACGTGTCAGCAGCAACGACGTGGCGGAAATTCCAAGTGAAAATGAAGCTCTGTTGGTTGCTGCCATGAACGGATCATTTCGAGGCGTTGAGGCGGCTCTGAAAGCTG gtgcagacattgactTCTATAACCTGTTCAGCAATGTCACCAAACATCCACACGTCCCGGCATGCCCAGCATTGCACATAACTTGTCTCTTGGGACATGTTGACATAGTGAGActgctgctccgcaagggggcgtgGGTGGCCCATAGAGACGCGGCCACATCTTCCGCGCTTCACAGAGCAGTGGCCAAAG GGTCTACAGAGATAGTGGACttgctggtgcagcatggtgcaacagTAGACACACAGGACGTCCACAAGAACACACCACTCGTGGTTGCCGTTAGTTACAACCATGTCGACACAGTTCGGCGACTGATCGAGCTCGGCGCAAGACCAGATTTAGACCATTGTCCTTTATTCAAGAC GTTAAAGGAAGACGCCAAAAACCGTGCCCGTGTAGAAGAGAGTTTGAAGCTGGTAGAGGAGGCAAAGAAgaccaagctgttgagatgctgcaaccccaAGTGTGGCAAACCAGGTGAAAG GAAAACCggaaccctgaagctgtgtgccgggtgcaagctgacccgctactgcagccgtgactgtcagatacaacactggtctgtcggacacaagaagtgctgtcaGTATGACGTGTACACTGAAGAGACAGCTGATATCTACAGAAAGATGTCTCTGCTGACAGTACTCTTTCAAGTACACCCATCCCAAGTGTAG